A genome region from Acidobacteriota bacterium includes the following:
- a CDS encoding RHS repeat domain-containing protein produces MHNYQHDAENRIAKVDAGTGNEASYFYDANNWSVNQGGQTRSFAYDSLGRMTSQTTPEGGAVSSTYKDCGSVH; encoded by the coding sequence GTGCACAACTATCAACATGACGCGGAGAACAGAATCGCCAAGGTGGACGCGGGTACGGGGAACGAAGCGAGCTACTTCTACGATGCAAACAACTGGAGCGTCAATCAAGGTGGGCAGACCCGAAGCTTTGCCTATGACTCGCTCGGCAGGATGACGAGTCAAACGACGCCCGAAGGCGGCGCGGTCAGCTCCACCTACAAGGATTGTGGGTCAGTACACTAG
- a CDS encoding helix-turn-helix domain-containing protein, with protein sequence MSTPRIRLTMVQRALVQAQSPAFTVTELLDLYLATPGKQREEQFVSTARAAEIAGLSQRTIQVWIDSGALPAIRIGKNYRVRRVSLHQYLQEPNT encoded by the coding sequence ATGTCAACACCCAGGATTCGACTAACAATGGTGCAGCGGGCCTTGGTTCAGGCTCAGTCGCCGGCTTTCACCGTCACTGAGTTGCTAGACCTGTACCTGGCCACACCAGGCAAACAGCGAGAAGAACAGTTTGTCAGCACCGCCCGCGCGGCAGAAATCGCCGGCTTATCGCAGCGCACAATTCAGGTTTGGATCGACAGCGGCGCCCTGCCCGCCATCCGAATCGGCAAGAACTATCGAGTCAGGCGCGTTTCTCTGCACCAGTACTTGCAAGAACCAAACACATGA
- a CDS encoding HU family DNA-binding protein, with product MSDRITNHASRITNHASRITHHGSDMNKTDLIEEAAKRSGLTRRQAARGVEAALGLLKRELADTSVIHIRGLGRLKLTPKRRGFLPAVAGGSPMPIPAGQAVRLKATRRAVASLNTEPLKLINKNNFGGNMDKKQERETNDSHTTAAEGAALGLDVGTSRLVLASGTADRVKAKAELNAFIAVPYSKFTENILKQNKVSYQLNGGSTLQVYGNEAARFANVFNTEVRRPMNGGTLNPAEEYSMSVMQAIIQQLVRKTKNNETMRFSVPGALRNEGSPNVVYHEAMLRDLLNSMGYDAKGINEGLAVVFAELEKENFSGIGVSCGGGMCNVALAFMSIPVMTFGMNKAGDYIDRNVGAVTGELPTRIRLIKEESLDLSRAPQNKYESALHIYYDDVILSLVETLRSALAEQKNLPRIDKPMPIVLSGGTARPKGFLDKFRQAIERDGFPLEISEIRMAEDPLTATARGCLIAAMYDA from the coding sequence ATGAGTGATCGAATCACGAATCACGCATCACGCATCACGAATCACGCATCACGCATCACGCATCACGGATCGGATATGAACAAGACCGACCTAATAGAAGAAGCGGCGAAGCGAAGCGGATTGACGCGGCGACAAGCGGCGCGGGGCGTAGAAGCGGCGCTCGGGCTGCTCAAGCGTGAGCTTGCCGACACCAGCGTCATTCACATACGCGGTCTGGGCCGTTTGAAGTTAACACCGAAACGGCGTGGATTCCTGCCTGCCGTTGCTGGTGGCTCCCCGATGCCGATACCCGCAGGCCAGGCCGTCAGATTGAAAGCAACACGCAGGGCTGTTGCTAGCCTTAACACCGAGCCCCTCAAGCTCATCAACAAGAATAACTTTGGAGGCAACATGGATAAGAAGCAAGAAAGGGAAACCAATGATAGCCATACGACTGCAGCCGAGGGCGCGGCCCTGGGTCTGGACGTTGGGACGAGCCGGCTGGTGTTGGCCAGCGGCACCGCTGACCGTGTCAAAGCCAAGGCCGAGCTGAACGCGTTCATCGCTGTTCCTTACTCGAAGTTCACCGAGAACATTTTGAAGCAGAACAAGGTGAGCTATCAGTTGAACGGTGGATCGACGCTGCAAGTCTACGGCAATGAGGCGGCGCGCTTTGCGAACGTCTTCAACACCGAAGTGCGCCGGCCGATGAATGGCGGCACGCTCAACCCGGCCGAAGAATACTCGATGTCGGTGATGCAGGCGATCATCCAGCAACTGGTGCGCAAGACCAAGAACAACGAGACGATGCGATTCAGCGTGCCCGGCGCGCTGCGCAACGAGGGCTCGCCCAATGTTGTCTACCACGAGGCGATGCTGCGCGACCTGCTCAACTCGATGGGATACGACGCGAAGGGCATCAACGAAGGGCTCGCCGTTGTATTCGCAGAGCTGGAAAAAGAAAACTTCAGCGGCATCGGCGTAAGCTGCGGCGGCGGAATGTGCAACGTCGCGCTAGCGTTCATGTCGATTCCTGTGATGACCTTCGGCATGAACAAGGCAGGCGACTACATCGACCGCAACGTAGGAGCCGTGACCGGAGAGTTGCCGACCAGGATCCGGCTCATCAAGGAAGAGAGCCTCGACCTGTCACGCGCGCCGCAGAACAAATACGAGAGCGCGCTCCATATTTACTACGACGACGTGATCCTGTCGCTGGTCGAGACGCTCCGCAGCGCGCTTGCCGAACAAAAGAACCTGCCGAGGATCGACAAGCCGATGCCGATCGTGCTGAGCGGCGGCACTGCCAGGCCCAAGGGATTCCTCGACAAGTTCCGGCAGGCGATTGAGCGCGACGGATTCCCGCTCGAGATATCCGAGATACGAATGGCCGAGGACCCGCTTACCGCCACCGCTCGCGGCTGTCTGATCGCCGCGATGTACGACGCGTAG
- a CDS encoding peptidoglycan recognition family protein translates to MKQSEDSRAMQDFHPQNLRYARLIDRYSRYLESPVLRLKFLNSALKVDRPRSPWEKLPLVGSLPDRAMIILELSKVLPLDQPAPLGIRLASLLYRIRYALYALCAGLVLFAGVSLVYAVSRIVSSLSVSTEAKDISANNQPAVAGSNGGEAVAAIASGAGLTLDKVWLAEQGDGYEFYSNGARVLTEFEIIGMKRSFYRFDLGALTDGSGQGEILSLPVGIVYHVSESDLLPFADRYNSSLKNQSRALLEYAHEHRLYNYVIDRFGRTYRIVRDEFAASHAGNSLWSDGRGVYVNLSASFVGICFEGRGAAMGADGINEAQIYAARVLTAVLRSKYGIEDANCVTHGLVSVNPSNRLMGYHTDWVSEFPFEALGLSNKYETELTAISRLGFGYDQAYVAAAGGKWPGLERAETALRDAAERSGSTVEGERRSLAKVFGRVYSKQRALEKE, encoded by the coding sequence ATGAAGCAGTCTGAGGATTCTAGAGCGATGCAGGACTTTCATCCGCAGAATCTCAGATACGCAAGACTCATCGATCGTTACTCGAGATACCTCGAGTCGCCGGTTCTGCGGCTGAAGTTTCTCAACAGCGCGCTGAAGGTCGATCGGCCACGCAGCCCGTGGGAGAAGTTACCGCTCGTAGGATCGCTTCCGGATCGCGCAATGATTATCTTGGAGCTATCAAAAGTGCTACCGCTCGATCAACCGGCGCCGCTGGGGATAAGGTTGGCGTCGCTGCTGTATCGCATTCGATATGCGCTTTACGCCTTGTGCGCCGGTCTCGTGCTTTTCGCCGGGGTGAGCCTGGTTTATGCCGTGTCCAGGATCGTGAGCAGCCTGTCGGTTTCGACCGAGGCGAAGGATATCTCCGCGAACAACCAACCTGCGGTTGCCGGGTCGAACGGAGGCGAGGCGGTTGCCGCGATTGCTTCCGGAGCGGGGCTGACGCTCGATAAGGTCTGGCTCGCCGAACAAGGCGACGGCTACGAGTTCTACAGCAACGGCGCGCGAGTGCTGACCGAGTTCGAGATAATAGGCATGAAGCGCAGCTTCTATCGATTTGACCTTGGGGCGTTAACGGACGGTTCGGGGCAAGGCGAGATACTTTCGCTTCCTGTTGGAATTGTTTATCACGTGTCCGAAAGCGACCTGCTGCCATTCGCCGATCGTTACAACTCGTCGCTGAAGAATCAGTCACGCGCGCTGCTTGAATACGCACACGAACACCGCCTGTACAACTACGTGATCGACAGGTTCGGCCGGACTTACAGAATCGTGCGCGACGAGTTTGCGGCTAGTCATGCCGGCAATTCGTTGTGGAGCGACGGTCGCGGCGTTTATGTAAACCTGAGCGCGAGCTTCGTTGGCATCTGTTTCGAAGGGCGCGGAGCGGCGATGGGGGCCGATGGGATCAACGAAGCACAGATCTATGCCGCGCGAGTGCTTACGGCAGTGCTGCGTTCCAAGTACGGAATCGAGGACGCCAACTGTGTGACCCACGGATTGGTGAGCGTAAATCCGTCAAACCGCCTGATGGGATATCACACCGACTGGGTGTCGGAGTTCCCGTTTGAGGCACTCGGCCTGAGCAACAAGTACGAGACGGAGTTGACAGCCATTTCGCGGCTTGGATTCGGCTACGACCAGGCTTACGTCGCGGCGGCGGGCGGCAAATGGCCTGGGTTGGAAAGGGCCGAAACCGCGCTGCGCGATGCCGCCGAAAGGAGCGGCTCCACCGTTGAAGGAGAGCGGCGCTCGCTCGCGAAAGTTTTCGGGCGGGTGTATTCGAAGCAACGCGCGCTGGAGAAGGAGTAA
- a CDS encoding SPOR domain-containing protein produces the protein MQFEMAHPSCPLCKRPLSAGPVGLAPDTRLCDQCQTIVQTAFSGTHSRIAPQGRPVQNNGASALVQQGASALDCPQIDSSVFVEDRLGVVESFDQEAESAGTFELYDESNPEPDSRENEDVDDGTRTLTADLPDLPENGSLEPRTAASIGGFEAKPADAEYTRVDDSLPHDEPRTFVEHAASSPAAQVSLFDDQSNEPHTSEETSVDPWENPLPAWDYSHNEWPVLMRPGHRTSFRKLRASLAVLMVLAFAAGFYFLMRPTSSAEQRTAAPVDSAVLTGEPAAAEPQPSAANSEESVAQPGASLSSSDAPASADLKPAQTAAAEQAGSGDNGNSQGRFSLQAAAFPTQAAAEEFAEKLRHAGVPSYVVGTDLARRGRWFRVRIGRFNAADEAQRFAAEAQLRAKAAGMSLQLIACQYEQP, from the coding sequence ATGCAGTTCGAAATGGCACACCCATCCTGTCCGTTGTGTAAGCGACCTCTGTCGGCCGGCCCAGTCGGGCTCGCGCCTGACACGAGGCTGTGTGACCAGTGCCAGACCATCGTTCAAACAGCTTTTTCCGGAACGCACTCGCGGATTGCACCTCAAGGGAGGCCCGTTCAGAACAACGGAGCAAGCGCCCTGGTTCAGCAGGGCGCGTCTGCGCTGGATTGCCCGCAGATTGACTCGTCGGTATTCGTCGAGGACCGCTTAGGCGTCGTCGAGTCGTTTGATCAGGAAGCTGAATCCGCCGGCACCTTCGAGCTGTACGATGAGTCGAATCCGGAGCCGGACTCCCGCGAAAACGAGGATGTTGATGACGGCACGCGCACGCTAACAGCGGACTTACCTGATTTGCCTGAAAACGGATCGCTCGAGCCTCGAACCGCGGCATCGATTGGCGGCTTTGAGGCTAAGCCCGCGGACGCCGAGTACACCCGTGTGGACGACTCGCTACCTCACGACGAACCTCGCACTTTCGTCGAACACGCGGCGAGTTCACCTGCCGCACAAGTGAGTCTCTTTGATGATCAAAGCAATGAGCCGCACACGAGCGAGGAGACTTCTGTCGATCCCTGGGAGAATCCGCTTCCTGCGTGGGATTACTCTCACAACGAATGGCCAGTGCTGATGAGGCCGGGCCATCGAACATCATTCAGAAAGTTGAGAGCTTCGCTCGCGGTGCTGATGGTATTGGCTTTCGCGGCCGGATTCTATTTTCTTATGCGTCCGACATCTTCTGCAGAGCAACGCACAGCCGCGCCGGTTGACTCTGCTGTGCTGACAGGCGAGCCGGCCGCCGCCGAACCTCAGCCTTCCGCCGCAAACTCCGAGGAATCAGTCGCTCAGCCTGGGGCGTCATTGTCTTCTTCGGACGCACCCGCAAGCGCGGACTTGAAGCCCGCTCAAACGGCTGCTGCTGAGCAGGCGGGTTCAGGCGATAACGGAAACTCCCAGGGCAGATTCTCACTGCAAGCTGCGGCATTTCCAACTCAAGCGGCGGCAGAGGAATTCGCAGAGAAGTTGAGACACGCCGGCGTGCCGTCTTACGTAGTCGGTACAGACCTGGCGCGGCGTGGCAGATGGTTCCGAGTTCGCATAGGCCGATTCAACGCCGCCGACGAAGCGCAGAGATTTGCTGCTGAAGCGCAACTGCGGGCCAAAGCCGCCGGGATGTCACTACAACTAATAGCGTGTCAGTACGAACAGCCCTGA
- a CDS encoding PilZ domain-containing protein, with the protein MRSSAQLERRRFERAPITTQVEFELTNSSSGPSRIRKHMANISTGGLFISTEEPIRAGTRMVVRFELPGNKHRVIAVSRVAYVRKGTGLGVEFLSLDEEDREEIEAFIATLKTASRVS; encoded by the coding sequence ATGAGAAGTTCTGCTCAACTGGAACGACGGCGTTTCGAGCGTGCCCCCATAACAACCCAGGTTGAATTTGAACTCACAAACAGCAGCAGCGGTCCGTCTCGCATCAGAAAACACATGGCGAACATCAGCACTGGCGGTTTGTTCATAAGCACCGAAGAGCCCATTCGCGCGGGTACGCGAATGGTCGTCCGCTTCGAACTGCCCGGCAACAAGCATAGAGTCATAGCAGTGTCGCGAGTGGCCTATGTCAGAAAAGGAACCGGGCTCGGGGTCGAATTCTTGAGCCTGGACGAAGAGGACCGCGAGGAGATCGAGGCATTCATCGCTACCTTGAAAACCGCGTCTCGTGTTTCATGA
- a CDS encoding protein kinase: MSNRRIGNYQITDYVGSGGFGSVFKAEDVNTPGRVVAIKELHKKHTRNQVIKQRFFQEAVAMARLDHPNLPRLYTFGEDNGSYYLVMEFISGKLLSDELHEDGPMRPDRAVDVLTQVLDAVSYAHRNGIIHRDLKPDNIILVGLVGLVGNGGALRIKVLDFGIARMVGGESLTLAGEGFGTPTYMAPERMSGAAGDDPRMDLYAAGIILFEMLSGKPPFESKASDPAAYWLEMRKLHQSEPLPALAPLGVSNELERVALRATAKRLEDRYQSADEMLEDLRSLSVARTDVQPAVPSSSRLLLSTAPAAAEVYVDDVLRGTSEGTRGKILVDGLTAGLHTVRVLKEGYNEYKINVALDEGRQTDLQVALSARATVEMPRGESTAAGGFGTLKLQGADDVKTALLVVESLPAGSALFIGSEQVAHAGEDGRATLRLSPGSHEIRAATPSGATATRVVSVTADDTGAMKTMTLPLTQATVSGIATSRPGQSRRGKQIAAAAVVILLLALGAAAYLVLRGPDHRVQVESVSVAPAGVPEPPAQEPAKVAQSSAQTGDQQPNEDKKRAAEERRKAEQDAAAIEAQKKANEAKAQDKAEKKDASAQQPAAAVPAPQPTVPAKPPASAVPDPEPPSPSSGRDGCVLVTVTDADGQPVPGVRVGLVDSDGPLSPLGGRTGEKGRWQSCGLTPGHRIRVAVLGPRGGMLGTQTAVVTAGRNFIGIRLDRKMDEAPQFPPRRQRPFRRP; the protein is encoded by the coding sequence ATGAGCAATAGACGCATTGGGAACTATCAGATCACCGACTACGTCGGCAGCGGCGGGTTCGGATCGGTGTTTAAGGCAGAAGACGTCAACACACCCGGCCGCGTGGTCGCTATCAAAGAGCTCCACAAGAAACACACGCGCAATCAAGTAATCAAGCAGCGCTTCTTTCAGGAAGCCGTCGCAATGGCCCGGCTTGACCATCCGAATCTGCCGCGTCTGTACACCTTCGGCGAAGACAACGGTTCTTACTATCTGGTCATGGAGTTCATCTCGGGCAAGCTGCTCAGCGACGAGCTGCACGAAGACGGCCCGATGCGTCCTGACAGGGCGGTCGACGTACTTACTCAGGTGCTTGACGCTGTGAGCTACGCGCACCGCAATGGGATAATTCATCGCGACCTTAAGCCAGACAACATCATTCTGGTTGGGCTTGTTGGGCTTGTTGGTAACGGCGGCGCGCTCAGGATAAAGGTGCTCGACTTCGGAATCGCGCGCATGGTCGGAGGGGAGAGCTTGACGCTTGCGGGCGAGGGCTTTGGCACGCCGACTTACATGGCGCCCGAACGTATGAGCGGAGCCGCCGGCGACGACCCGCGAATGGACCTCTACGCGGCGGGAATAATCCTGTTCGAGATGCTGAGCGGCAAACCGCCCTTCGAATCGAAGGCCAGCGATCCTGCTGCGTATTGGCTCGAGATGCGTAAGCTTCATCAAAGCGAGCCGCTGCCGGCTCTTGCGCCGCTCGGCGTTTCGAACGAGCTTGAACGCGTGGCGCTGCGCGCAACCGCAAAGCGCCTGGAAGATCGTTACCAGTCCGCAGACGAGATGCTTGAAGACCTCAGGAGCCTCAGCGTTGCCCGCACGGACGTTCAGCCCGCGGTTCCAAGCAGCTCACGGCTTCTCTTGAGCACTGCGCCCGCTGCTGCCGAGGTTTACGTCGACGACGTATTGCGCGGTACGTCGGAGGGGACAAGAGGAAAAATACTGGTCGATGGATTGACCGCGGGCTTGCATACCGTCCGCGTTTTGAAGGAAGGCTACAACGAGTACAAGATCAACGTCGCGCTCGACGAAGGACGCCAAACCGACCTGCAGGTTGCCCTTTCGGCTCGCGCAACCGTAGAGATGCCGCGAGGCGAGAGCACCGCCGCCGGGGGGTTCGGAACCTTGAAGCTCCAGGGCGCGGATGATGTCAAGACAGCCCTGCTTGTAGTCGAGAGCCTCCCAGCGGGCAGCGCCCTATTCATAGGGTCCGAGCAGGTCGCACACGCCGGCGAAGATGGCCGGGCCACTTTGAGGCTCAGCCCGGGCTCGCACGAGATTCGAGCGGCAACGCCTTCGGGCGCGACGGCAACGCGCGTCGTTTCGGTTACGGCTGACGATACCGGCGCGATGAAGACGATGACCCTGCCGCTCACCCAAGCGACGGTGTCGGGCATTGCCACCAGTCGTCCTGGTCAGTCTCGACGGGGAAAACAAATAGCAGCCGCCGCGGTAGTGATTCTGTTACTGGCGCTGGGCGCTGCAGCTTACTTGGTGCTGCGAGGCCCTGATCATCGCGTTCAAGTTGAATCGGTCTCCGTTGCGCCGGCAGGCGTACCAGAGCCGCCGGCTCAGGAGCCGGCTAAGGTTGCGCAGTCCAGCGCTCAAACCGGCGACCAGCAACCAAACGAGGACAAAAAGAGAGCCGCCGAAGAGCGTCGCAAGGCAGAGCAGGATGCCGCGGCTATTGAGGCTCAGAAGAAGGCTAACGAGGCGAAGGCCCAGGACAAGGCTGAGAAGAAAGACGCATCCGCACAACAACCGGCCGCGGCTGTTCCAGCTCCGCAGCCCACCGTTCCAGCTAAGCCGCCTGCCTCCGCGGTTCCCGACCCGGAACCGCCCTCACCCAGTTCCGGGCGCGACGGGTGTGTGTTAGTCACCGTCACGGATGCCGACGGCCAGCCGGTGCCCGGCGTGCGCGTGGGCTTGGTCGATTCCGACGGTCCGTTGAGTCCGCTCGGCGGTCGCACCGGTGAAAAAGGCCGATGGCAGAGTTGTGGTCTGACGCCCGGTCACAGAATCCGCGTCGCAGTGTTAGGGCCTCGCGGCGGAATGCTGGGCACGCAGACGGCCGTAGTCACTGCGGGACGAAACTTCATCGGCATTCGCCTTGATAGGAAGATGGACGAAGCACCCCAATTCCCTCCCAGGAGACAGCGCCCGTTTCGGAGACCCTAA
- the lipA gene encoding lipoyl synthase → MAKPKLTGPRPEWLKVRIRANESFDRVNDMVKDLSLHTVCQEARCPNIFECWSEGTATFMILGDICTRHCGFCAVGKGKPAALDPDEPRHVGEAVRRLGVKHAVVTSVNRDELPDGGALHFARTISWIRRFNPATRVEVLIPDFCGNHEALNIVLEARPDVLNHNTETVARLYKHVRPDAKYEQSLELLRRAQARKSEHPLLTKSGLMAGLGETIGELLETFRHIAETGCDILTVGQYLAPTPRHIPIEKYYSPDEFAYLKAEALSMGFRYVEAGPLVRSSYHAGRHTDGAEAASRGYSDDPIFFATRPAPIEITPLVRLKGRVQAAE, encoded by the coding sequence ATGGCTAAACCGAAACTCACTGGACCACGGCCGGAATGGCTCAAGGTAAGGATTCGCGCGAATGAAAGCTTCGATCGCGTGAATGATATGGTCAAGGATTTGAGCCTGCACACCGTTTGTCAGGAAGCTCGCTGCCCAAACATCTTCGAGTGCTGGAGCGAAGGCACCGCGACCTTCATGATACTCGGCGATATTTGCACTCGGCATTGCGGGTTCTGTGCGGTGGGCAAAGGAAAGCCGGCCGCGCTCGACCCGGACGAACCGCGTCACGTCGGAGAAGCGGTCCGCAGACTCGGCGTGAAACACGCCGTAGTCACCAGCGTCAATCGAGACGAATTGCCCGACGGCGGCGCGCTTCATTTCGCGCGGACGATTAGCTGGATTCGGCGTTTCAATCCCGCGACTCGGGTTGAGGTCCTGATCCCGGATTTCTGCGGCAACCATGAAGCGTTGAACATCGTGCTTGAGGCTCGGCCCGACGTGCTCAATCACAACACCGAGACCGTAGCGCGTCTATACAAGCACGTTCGTCCGGATGCGAAGTACGAGCAATCGCTCGAGCTGTTGAGAAGAGCTCAGGCGCGGAAGAGCGAGCATCCGCTGCTGACGAAGTCCGGGTTGATGGCGGGGTTAGGCGAGACCATCGGCGAGTTGCTGGAGACGTTTCGCCATATTGCCGAAACTGGCTGCGATATCTTGACTGTTGGCCAGTACCTCGCTCCAACACCCAGGCACATACCCATCGAGAAGTACTACTCACCCGATGAGTTCGCATACCTGAAGGCGGAAGCGCTCTCGATGGGATTTCGTTATGTCGAGGCTGGACCGCTGGTGCGAAGCTCGTATCACGCGGGCCGGCACACGGACGGCGCTGAAGCAGCCTCGCGCGGCTACAGCGACGATCCCATATTCTTCGCCACGCGGCCGGCCCCAATCGAGATCACGCCTCTCGTTCGGCTCAAGGGCAGGGTGCAAGCCGCCGAATAG
- a CDS encoding putative porin, with amino-acid sequence MKSDRQHCRLYILLLLATLFSLSPSAHAQTVTGDQRPKGTSEQKEKTQAVLPEVAKTKDDVEQLKSKLDQLVLLVERQLRTIAEMEKRLNSVEGKPASATLSPASLKLGETAAATLPTGTRTTNTDSSTPSAAPAQGQASPIEARIQKVEEQVLKLGPIRLSGDFRLRYDAILRKATESPDPPLAHIQNSRMRYRLRLNMDADITPALSFHGQLSTGPINNALTLDQDFTSTVARHPFFINEAWIDYHPNKSVQLQAGRVQEVFADNSRFLFDDDVRFNGFNEKFTFGKGNTSIELRAGQYWFSNPNVAVITAGSPLAIAGAEVGTIGRSANLFHQGLLWNQKLNERWSQQLGADVQVFREPNQIQLASTASGLVFIVQPGLGLVLSGPMTGAGNATTTSGGAIYTAEDFHVARLTYRLNHSGFHLGEHAYPITFNVQGSRNFGTDANERDAMLASIQIGKPTKRGDMSFLYALSIKGANSLISQLTDDDLGTSTGVNLRTHYFRWELGLAKKVTLQSLVFVQRELRDSGQFPSFFVPLGAFTPRQYRFQEQLAFSF; translated from the coding sequence ATGAAATCTGATCGACAGCATTGCAGGCTCTACATACTACTCCTTCTGGCGACATTGTTCTCGCTGAGTCCCTCAGCTCATGCGCAGACTGTTACCGGCGATCAGCGGCCGAAAGGCACGAGCGAGCAGAAGGAAAAAACGCAAGCCGTCTTGCCAGAGGTCGCCAAAACTAAAGACGACGTCGAACAACTAAAATCAAAGCTCGATCAGCTCGTGCTGCTGGTTGAACGTCAACTGCGAACGATAGCCGAGATGGAAAAGCGGCTCAATAGTGTAGAGGGCAAGCCTGCCTCGGCAACTCTGAGTCCCGCGTCGCTGAAGTTGGGTGAGACCGCGGCCGCAACCCTGCCAACCGGTACGAGAACAACCAACACTGATTCGTCAACCCCATCCGCGGCGCCTGCGCAGGGCCAGGCATCACCCATCGAAGCGCGCATCCAAAAAGTCGAGGAACAAGTTCTGAAGCTTGGGCCGATTCGGTTAAGCGGCGATTTCCGGCTACGCTATGACGCGATTCTGCGAAAGGCAACCGAGTCTCCCGACCCGCCGCTTGCGCATATCCAAAACTCTCGAATGCGCTACCGGCTGCGTTTGAATATGGACGCGGATATCACTCCGGCTCTCAGTTTTCACGGACAGCTCTCGACCGGTCCTATCAACAATGCGCTCACCCTGGATCAGGATTTCACGTCAACCGTCGCGCGTCACCCGTTCTTCATCAATGAAGCGTGGATCGACTATCACCCGAACAAGAGCGTCCAGCTTCAAGCCGGCCGCGTCCAGGAAGTCTTCGCCGACAACTCGCGCTTCCTGTTTGATGACGACGTTCGCTTCAACGGATTCAACGAGAAGTTCACGTTCGGAAAAGGGAACACAAGCATTGAGCTGCGAGCCGGTCAGTACTGGTTCTCGAACCCGAACGTTGCGGTCATCACAGCGGGTAGTCCGCTCGCGATCGCAGGCGCCGAGGTGGGGACGATCGGCCGCTCAGCTAATCTGTTTCACCAGGGCTTGTTGTGGAACCAGAAACTCAATGAGCGCTGGAGCCAGCAGCTCGGAGCAGACGTCCAGGTCTTTCGCGAACCAAACCAGATTCAGCTTGCATCAACCGCATCGGGCCTTGTCTTTATCGTCCAGCCCGGGCTCGGACTGGTGCTGTCCGGCCCGATGACCGGCGCGGGGAACGCGACCACCACGTCAGGCGGCGCCATCTATACTGCCGAAGATTTTCATGTTGCGAGGCTCACCTACCGCCTTAATCATTCCGGGTTCCATCTTGGCGAACACGCCTATCCGATTACCTTCAATGTTCAGGGCTCGCGCAACTTCGGGACTGATGCCAACGAGCGCGACGCGATGCTGGCTTCGATTCAAATTGGCAAGCCCACAAAGCGCGGCGATATGTCATTCCTGTATGCGTTGTCGATCAAAGGAGCGAACTCGCTCATCTCGCAGTTAACGGACGATGATCTCGGAACCAGCACGGGGGTGAATCTGCGCACGCACTACTTCCGGTGGGAGCTTGGACTGGCGAAGAAGGTGACGTTGCAGAGTCTGGTGTTTGTGCAAAGGGAGCTTCGCGACAGCGGACAGTTCCCGAGCTTCTTCGTCCCGCTCGGAGCGTTCACGCCGCGGCAGTATCGGTTTCAGGAACAGCTCGCGTTTTCGTTTTGA
- a CDS encoding toxin-antitoxin system HicB family antitoxin, which translates to MSTITINIPESLFDKLKEVAEKDQSTPEHLAVLAIAEKLSSLMTVEYLQERARRAKLDRFEELLSKVPDAQPEDFDRL; encoded by the coding sequence ATGAGCACAATTACAATCAATATTCCCGAATCACTTTTTGACAAGCTCAAAGAAGTGGCGGAGAAAGATCAGAGTACGCCGGAGCATCTCGCAGTGCTGGCCATAGCCGAAAAGCTATCGAGTCTTATGACAGTGGAATATCTGCAAGAGAGAGCAAGGCGGGCAAAGCTGGATCGCTTTGAAGAACTGTTGTCAAAAGTCCCGGACGCACAGCCGGAAGATTTCGACAGGCTTTAG